One segment of Papaver somniferum cultivar HN1 unplaced genomic scaffold, ASM357369v1 unplaced-scaffold_137, whole genome shotgun sequence DNA contains the following:
- the LOC113334535 gene encoding uncharacterized protein LOC113334535, whose protein sequence is MNDIRILFDGPWVIGGDFNTILFQSERNKHGGCLCSRNFFKKFMRHHSLIDLPLNGGKPSFVFAKKLQALKVLIKAWRKTLGDLQLQLDSLEEEIDDIDCIEEFSILNSDDIVQRENAKSKHAFVSLNLARKWGQRSKDRWSKDAERNSKYLHQLASFKYKLSNINCLNIDGELTYDKSKIAEEDTSFYSNLFSEQFPSRPRFDDLQMPSISLEDRIQLEKLFSEE, encoded by the exons ATGAATGATATCAGGATTCTATTTGATGGTCCTTGGGTGATTGGTGGAGATTTCAATACTATTTTGTTTCAATCTGAAAGGAATAAGCATGGTGGATGTTTGTGTAGCAGaaatttcttcaaaaaatttatgaGACATCATTCCCTTATTGATTTGCCTCTAAATGGAG GTAAACCAAGCTTTGTGTTTGCAAAAAAGCTGCAAGCTCTAAAAGTACTGATAAAGGCTTGGAGAAAAACTCTGGGTGATTTACAACTTCAGCTAGATTCACTAGAAGAGGAGATAGATGATATTGATTGCATTGAGGAGTTTTCTATCCTAAATTCTGATGATATTGTTCAAAGAGAGAATGCTAAAAGTAAACATGCTTTTGTTTCATTAAATCTTGCTAGGAAATGGGGTCAAAGATCTAAAGACAGATGGTCTAAAGATGCTGAGAGGAATTCAAAATATCTTCATCAGCTGGCTTCTTTCAAATACAAGTTAAGTAATATCAATTGCTTAAATATAGATGGTGAATTGACTTATGACAAGTCAAAGATTGCTGAGGAGGATACAAGTTTTTATTCTAATCTTTTTTCTGAGCAATTTCCTTCAAGGCCAAGATTTGATGATCTTCAAATGCCATCCATTTCTCTGGAAGATAGAATTCAGTTAGAAAAGCTTTTTTCTGAAGAATAA